A genomic stretch from Corynebacterium terpenotabidum Y-11 includes:
- a CDS encoding phosphoadenylyl-sulfate reductase translates to MTNTGAAAGIPVLTGLVGFGDGASVNLVGGNGADSADTAGHASDRPRKDPEVSPAGAPTTTTHLSAEQSAAHRALVDEWNDQLEGKSAEEILDWVNEHITGTVAVTMSMQDTVLAELAQGRIHDAELVFLDTGYHFDETYDVAREVDERYSLPLKTVEPVLTVDEQDREYGANLYRSNPTACCRMRKVEPLARMLNPYEAWISGVKRVDSELRKDTPILDVDRTGRLKINPIAAWTDQDVEDYITAHDLIIHPLTTQGYPSIGCATCTMPVAPGEDPRSGRWAGSTKTECGLHL, encoded by the coding sequence ATGACGAACACGGGAGCAGCAGCCGGTATCCCGGTGCTGACCGGTCTCGTGGGCTTCGGGGACGGGGCCAGCGTTAACCTCGTCGGCGGCAACGGTGCCGACAGTGCAGACACTGCCGGACACGCCTCTGACCGGCCCCGTAAAGACCCCGAGGTCAGCCCGGCCGGCGCCCCGACCACGACCACCCACCTCAGCGCCGAACAGAGCGCCGCACACCGGGCGCTCGTTGACGAGTGGAATGACCAGCTCGAAGGGAAGAGCGCCGAGGAGATCCTCGACTGGGTCAACGAACACATCACCGGCACGGTCGCGGTCACCATGTCCATGCAGGACACGGTCCTCGCCGAACTCGCCCAGGGCCGTATCCACGACGCCGAACTCGTCTTCCTCGACACCGGTTACCACTTCGACGAGACCTACGACGTCGCCCGTGAGGTCGACGAACGCTACAGCCTCCCGCTGAAGACCGTCGAACCGGTGCTCACCGTCGACGAGCAGGACCGTGAATACGGGGCGAACCTCTACCGCTCCAATCCGACGGCCTGCTGCCGGATGCGCAAGGTCGAACCGTTGGCCCGGATGCTCAACCCCTATGAGGCATGGATCTCCGGGGTGAAGCGGGTCGACAGTGAACTGCGGAAGGACACCCCGATCCTCGACGTCGACCGCACCGGTCGGTTGAAGATCAACCCCATCGCAGCCTGGACCGACCAGGACGTCGAGGACTACATCACGGCCCACGACCTGATCATCCATCCGTTGACGACGCAGGGGTACCCCTCCATCGGATGCGCCACCTGCACCATGCCCGTCGCCCCCGGCGAAGATCCCCGTTCCGGCCGCTGGGCCGGCTCCACCAAGACAGAATGCGGACTCCACCTGTGA
- the cysD gene encoding sulfate adenylyltransferase subunit CysD gives MRTPPVTTATTAPAATQNQNELSPHLASLEAEAIEILREVAGQFDRPGLLFSSGKDSVVVLELAKRAFAPAAVPFELIHVDTGHNFPEVIEFRERIAADPRISLHVAHVQDWIDSGAVQERPDGTRNPLQTVPLVETIQNRGYDAVLGGARRDEEKARAKERVFSVRDSFGGWNPRRQRPELWGLYNGRHQAGENIRVFPISNWTEADIWDYIKARDVEIPEIYYAHQREVFNRGGMWLTAGEWGGPREDEPVETRTVRYRTVGDMSCTGAVLSEASTIDEVIEEIKASTTTERGATRADDKLSESSMEDRKKEGYF, from the coding sequence ATGCGGACTCCACCTGTGACCACAGCAACCACGGCACCCGCCGCCACCCAGAACCAGAACGAACTCAGCCCCCACCTCGCCTCCCTCGAGGCCGAGGCCATCGAGATCCTCCGTGAGGTCGCCGGCCAGTTCGACCGGCCCGGCCTGCTCTTCTCCTCCGGCAAGGACTCGGTCGTCGTCCTCGAACTCGCCAAGCGGGCCTTCGCCCCGGCTGCCGTGCCCTTCGAGCTCATCCACGTCGACACCGGCCACAACTTCCCCGAGGTCATCGAATTCCGTGAGCGGATCGCCGCCGACCCGCGGATCAGCCTCCACGTCGCCCACGTCCAGGACTGGATCGACTCCGGTGCCGTCCAGGAGCGTCCCGACGGCACCCGCAACCCGCTGCAGACCGTCCCGCTCGTCGAGACGATCCAGAACCGCGGTTATGACGCCGTGCTCGGCGGCGCCCGCCGCGACGAGGAGAAGGCCCGCGCCAAGGAGCGCGTCTTCTCCGTGCGCGACTCCTTCGGCGGCTGGAACCCGCGGCGTCAGCGCCCGGAGCTGTGGGGCCTGTACAACGGTCGCCACCAGGCCGGCGAGAACATCCGTGTCTTCCCGATCTCCAACTGGACCGAGGCGGACATCTGGGACTACATCAAGGCCCGCGACGTCGAGATCCCGGAGATCTACTACGCCCACCAGCGGGAGGTCTTCAACCGCGGCGGCATGTGGCTGACCGCCGGCGAGTGGGGCGGCCCCCGTGAGGATGAGCCGGTCGAGACCCGCACCGTGCGCTACCGCACCGTCGGCGACATGTCCTGCACCGGTGCCGTGCTCTCCGAGGCGTCCACCATCGACGAGGTCATCGAGGAGATCAAGGCCTCCACCACCACTGAACGCGGCGCCACCCGGGCCGACGACAAACTGTCTGAGTCCTCCATGGAGGACCGCAAGAAGGAAGGCTACTTCTGA
- a CDS encoding sirohydrochlorin chelatase, whose amino-acid sequence MSAADPVICLAHGSRHPAADPAIARISDAVAGLTGAPACPAYLDFSPLTLTTVAATLAASGRRRATVVPMLFTRAFHMRHDVPEALAAATEETGVEFTLSDGLGTGDDVAELLASRIPADTGHYVLYSVGSTVAGANEAVSALARRVGELAGLSATHLTATGPGDTGPDALLAAVRSAPRPVHVAPLFSAPGTLWDLAVAAVTAVEDRPTVTLGVPLGTTLAPLIAERMSR is encoded by the coding sequence GTGAGTGCCGCTGATCCGGTGATCTGCCTCGCCCACGGGTCCCGGCATCCGGCGGCTGATCCGGCGATCGCCCGCATCTCGGACGCCGTCGCCGGTCTCACCGGTGCTCCTGCCTGCCCCGCCTACCTCGACTTCTCCCCGCTGACGCTCACCACGGTCGCCGCCACTCTCGCGGCGTCGGGGCGGCGGCGCGCCACGGTGGTCCCGATGCTGTTCACCCGGGCGTTCCACATGCGACACGATGTGCCGGAGGCGTTGGCGGCGGCGACCGAGGAGACCGGGGTGGAGTTCACCCTGTCCGACGGTCTCGGTACCGGCGACGATGTGGCGGAGCTGCTGGCCTCCCGCATTCCCGCCGACACCGGGCACTACGTCCTCTATTCCGTGGGATCCACGGTGGCCGGGGCGAACGAGGCGGTCAGCGCCCTGGCACGGCGCGTCGGTGAGCTGGCGGGACTCTCCGCCACCCACCTCACCGCCACCGGGCCGGGGGACACCGGTCCGGACGCACTGCTCGCCGCCGTCCGATCCGCCCCTCGACCAGTGCATGTCGCACCCCTGTTCTCCGCCCCGGGGACGCTCTGGGATCTCGCTGTCGCCGCTGTCACCGCTGTGGAGGACCGGCCCACCGTCACCCTCGGCGTCCCCCTGGGCACCACCCTCGCACCATTGATCGCTGAAAGGATGTCGCGTTGA
- a CDS encoding ABC transporter ATP-binding protein — protein sequence MSDTRSGTAEIRTFPLATWTQTRRDIVRQLRQVPGARWQALTAAVLLAIGAWCTVSVPRLLGRIVDIVNDNGSDGDLWRTAGLMVGAAVLAGITDGAGYFLLARLCERLLANLREEMVGTALGLPMHRVEDAGTGDVVSRSTDDVAQVSAAVMEVLPALTNAAFVIAATAVSLVTVDWRFLAVVVLVAPVYWFAAKAYLRRAPALFAAERASMGLRARRVLEAIHGRRTVRAFRMEQDMHDRIGEASWQVMTNAVGANRVMVVLLNRMLGAELVMIGSAVVLGFFLVDQGIVGVGAVTGAALMIIRVRGPLQQIMRVLDAAQSGYASLARIVGVTVDPPRPVPDAGAPAPRGEVELRDVNFRYGQDADPDSWAVADVTFRIAPGRTVALVGASGAGKTTVATLLAGLREPVSGSVTVDGVPVTALSDAERAARLALVSQEVHVFSGQLRDDLLLAAPSATDEQLWSALVAVGADGWVSRLADGLDTEVGSRGVIPDPVVAQQLALARILLRDPKVVVLDEATAEAGSAGAQALEDAARTVTEGRTALTVAHRLDQARAADEIMVMEDGRIVERGPHDELVAAGGRYAELWSVWSRGR from the coding sequence ATGAGTGACACCCGCTCCGGGACCGCGGAGATCCGCACCTTCCCCCTGGCGACCTGGACCCAGACCCGTCGTGACATCGTCCGGCAGCTGCGGCAGGTCCCGGGAGCCCGGTGGCAGGCGCTGACCGCTGCGGTCCTGCTGGCCATCGGTGCCTGGTGCACCGTCTCGGTGCCGCGACTGCTCGGCAGGATCGTCGACATCGTCAACGACAACGGCTCCGACGGCGACCTGTGGCGGACCGCCGGTCTCATGGTCGGCGCCGCCGTCCTCGCCGGAATCACCGACGGTGCCGGGTACTTCCTGCTGGCCAGACTGTGCGAACGGCTGCTGGCGAACCTGCGTGAGGAGATGGTCGGCACCGCCCTGGGCCTGCCGATGCACCGGGTGGAGGACGCCGGTACCGGCGACGTGGTCTCCCGGTCCACTGATGACGTGGCCCAGGTGTCCGCTGCGGTGATGGAGGTGCTTCCGGCACTGACCAATGCGGCCTTCGTCATCGCGGCGACGGCAGTGAGCCTGGTGACCGTCGACTGGCGCTTCCTCGCGGTGGTCGTTCTCGTGGCCCCGGTGTACTGGTTCGCGGCGAAGGCCTACCTGCGACGTGCTCCGGCGCTGTTCGCCGCGGAGCGCGCGTCGATGGGTCTGCGGGCGCGCCGGGTGCTCGAGGCGATCCACGGGCGCCGGACGGTGCGCGCCTTCCGTATGGAGCAGGACATGCACGACCGTATCGGGGAGGCGTCCTGGCAGGTCATGACCAATGCGGTCGGTGCGAACCGGGTGATGGTGGTGCTGCTCAACCGGATGCTCGGCGCGGAGCTGGTGATGATCGGGTCGGCGGTCGTGCTGGGGTTCTTCCTCGTCGACCAGGGCATTGTCGGGGTCGGCGCAGTGACCGGTGCGGCGCTGATGATCATCCGGGTGCGCGGTCCATTGCAGCAGATCATGCGGGTGCTGGATGCCGCCCAGTCCGGCTACGCCTCCTTGGCACGGATCGTCGGGGTGACGGTCGACCCACCGCGTCCGGTGCCGGACGCCGGTGCGCCCGCGCCTCGCGGCGAGGTGGAGCTGCGGGACGTGAACTTCCGCTACGGGCAGGACGCTGATCCGGACTCCTGGGCGGTCGCGGACGTCACGTTCCGCATCGCGCCGGGCCGCACCGTGGCTCTGGTCGGGGCGTCGGGGGCGGGGAAGACGACGGTGGCGACGCTGCTGGCGGGCCTGCGGGAGCCGGTGTCCGGGTCGGTGACCGTCGACGGCGTGCCGGTGACGGCCCTGTCGGACGCGGAACGGGCCGCGAGGCTGGCCCTGGTCTCCCAGGAGGTCCACGTGTTCTCCGGGCAGCTGCGCGATGATCTGCTGTTGGCGGCACCGTCCGCGACCGATGAGCAGCTGTGGTCCGCGCTGGTCGCGGTCGGTGCGGACGGGTGGGTGTCCCGCCTGGCCGACGGGTTGGATACCGAGGTCGGCTCCCGTGGCGTCATCCCCGACCCGGTGGTGGCGCAGCAGCTGGCGCTGGCCCGGATCCTGCTGCGGGACCCGAAGGTGGTGGTCCTCGATGAGGCGACCGCGGAGGCCGGGTCGGCGGGGGCCCAGGCGTTGGAGGACGCAGCACGGACGGTGACGGAAGGACGCACCGCTCTGACGGTCGCGCATCGGCTGGACCAGGCGCGTGCCGCCGACGAGATCATGGTCATGGAGGACGGGCGCATCGTGGAGCGTGGTCCGCACGATGAGCTGGTCGCAGCGGGCGGACGCTACGCCGAGCTCTGGTCCGTCTGGTCCCGCGGCCGGTAG
- a CDS encoding sulfate adenylyltransferase subunit 1 → MTATLTATPSATLEAPVNDTTTALPTLRLCTAGSVDDGKSTFVGRLLHDTKSILADQFEAVQRVSAAKGLENPDLSLLVDGLRAEREQGITIDVAYRYFATDRRSFILADCPGHVQYTRNTVTGLSTSDLVIVLIDARNGVIEQTKRHLTVAAMMRTSHVIVAVNKIDAVDFDEAVFDRIAADVRALAEELHLLKVDIVPTSALLGDNVVTRSENTPWYTGPSVLEILETADPARINPGKVRGLRFPVQFVIRDHATDYRGYAGRLTSGSVVVGDEVTLGGTGGRTTTVVGIDGPGGSQDRAERGESVTLRLADDIDIARGDLIATATGDDALPTSTRSFNALVFQLAESPVRVRGNVLLRYGTATVRARVDEIVRRVHILDADETADLGSELTLNDIAEVRLTVAEALPVETYRRGGRVGSFLLINPGDGDTLTAGLVTSVD, encoded by the coding sequence ATGACCGCCACCCTGACCGCCACTCCGTCCGCCACCCTGGAAGCCCCCGTGAACGACACCACCACCGCACTGCCCACCCTGCGCCTGTGCACCGCCGGTTCCGTCGACGACGGCAAGTCCACCTTCGTCGGACGCCTGCTGCACGACACCAAGTCCATCCTGGCCGACCAGTTCGAGGCCGTCCAGCGAGTCTCCGCTGCGAAGGGCCTGGAGAACCCGGATCTGTCCCTGCTGGTCGACGGCCTGCGTGCCGAGCGGGAACAGGGCATCACCATCGACGTGGCCTACCGCTACTTCGCCACCGACCGGCGTTCCTTCATCCTCGCCGACTGCCCTGGTCACGTGCAGTACACCCGCAACACCGTCACCGGGCTGTCCACCTCGGACCTGGTCATCGTGCTCATCGACGCCCGCAACGGCGTCATTGAGCAGACGAAGCGGCACCTCACGGTCGCCGCGATGATGCGCACCTCGCACGTCATCGTCGCTGTCAACAAGATCGACGCCGTGGATTTCGACGAGGCCGTCTTCGACCGCATCGCCGCCGACGTCCGGGCGCTGGCCGAGGAGCTGCATCTGCTGAAGGTCGATATCGTGCCGACCTCCGCCCTGCTCGGCGACAACGTCGTCACCCGCTCGGAGAACACCCCCTGGTACACCGGCCCCAGCGTCCTCGAGATCCTCGAGACCGCTGATCCGGCCCGCATCAACCCGGGCAAGGTCCGTGGCCTTCGCTTCCCGGTGCAGTTCGTCATCCGTGACCACGCCACCGACTACCGCGGTTATGCCGGACGCCTGACCTCCGGGTCCGTCGTCGTCGGCGACGAGGTCACCCTCGGCGGCACCGGTGGACGTACCACCACCGTCGTCGGTATTGACGGTCCCGGCGGCTCGCAGGACCGCGCCGAGCGGGGCGAGTCCGTCACCCTGCGACTGGCCGATGACATCGACATCGCCCGTGGCGACCTCATCGCCACCGCCACCGGGGACGATGCTTTGCCCACCTCCACCCGCAGCTTCAACGCCCTGGTCTTCCAGCTCGCCGAGTCCCCGGTGCGGGTCCGCGGTAACGTCCTCCTGCGCTACGGCACCGCGACCGTGCGGGCCCGGGTGGACGAGATCGTCCGCCGCGTCCACATCCTGGACGCCGATGAGACGGCTGACCTGGGTTCCGAGCTGACGCTCAACGACATCGCCGAGGTGCGCCTTACCGTCGCCGAGGCGCTGCCGGTGGAGACCTACCGCCGTGGCGGCCGGGTCGGCTCCTTCCTGCTCATCAACCCGGGCGACGGTGACACCCTCACCGCCGGTCTGGTCACCTCGGTCGACTGA
- a CDS encoding ABC transporter transmembrane domain-containing protein: protein MAAQGTRDGGLISGRLRVRPSALPDADDPHWLLKVAVSQRPYQFIASVGMLLGFICNATTSVIVGRAIDQAVAPGDLGRLGLWMGVLVALFAVNAVSVWLARRYLELILQQVSHDLRTRVTDRIQDPRGIGTRAGATGAANERTAGGLLSIASTDANKAAEIIVVTVFPVAELGSILYVAVVALTVDWRLGLAVLVGAPVVVLLSLRAARPLRSRAGARQQALARTASAATDAVEGLRIIKGLGVVSTMQSRYRGYSEQAYRATVRANAAEARLTATTQSIGAVYVVAIGVAAGWLALHEDLSIGQLITIVGLSQYVVHPMTMLGRNVATRLAASAASGRRVVSILAAPYATGDEVGAAATDRVLSAVPAGVTVVRGGEAAAHAGQVADALRLLPRHRVIVAPHAADLFDGPLQDNVHPDPAVAASALEIADCDDIPGGPLRSVGEGGRRLSGGQRQRVALARAIAADPDLLVLTDPTTAVDSVTEQHIAERVAARYRGSGRRVLVFSEAPAWQVVATTTWDADDAIALAKTAEHAEVQP, encoded by the coding sequence TCATCTGCAACGCCACCACCTCCGTCATCGTCGGCCGCGCGATCGACCAGGCCGTCGCCCCCGGTGATCTGGGACGCCTGGGGCTGTGGATGGGCGTCCTCGTCGCCCTGTTCGCCGTCAACGCGGTGAGCGTGTGGCTCGCCCGCCGCTACCTCGAACTCATCCTCCAGCAGGTCAGCCACGACCTGCGGACCCGGGTCACCGACCGGATCCAGGACCCGCGCGGCATCGGCACCCGGGCCGGCGCGACCGGTGCAGCGAATGAACGCACCGCCGGTGGCCTGCTGTCCATCGCCTCCACCGACGCGAACAAGGCCGCCGAGATCATTGTCGTGACCGTGTTCCCGGTCGCGGAACTCGGCTCGATCCTCTATGTCGCCGTCGTGGCACTGACCGTGGACTGGCGACTGGGTCTGGCGGTCCTCGTCGGCGCGCCGGTCGTCGTGCTGCTGTCCCTGCGGGCGGCCCGACCACTGCGCAGCAGGGCCGGTGCCCGCCAGCAGGCACTCGCCCGCACTGCCTCAGCCGCCACCGACGCGGTCGAGGGCCTGCGGATCATCAAGGGCCTCGGCGTGGTCTCCACCATGCAGTCCCGCTACCGGGGCTACTCCGAACAGGCCTACCGTGCGACGGTGCGCGCCAACGCCGCCGAGGCGCGCCTCACCGCCACCACCCAGTCCATCGGTGCGGTGTACGTTGTCGCGATCGGTGTGGCCGCCGGGTGGCTCGCCCTGCACGAGGACCTGTCCATCGGCCAGCTCATCACCATCGTCGGTCTGTCCCAGTACGTGGTTCACCCGATGACAATGCTGGGCCGTAACGTCGCCACCCGGCTGGCGGCCTCCGCAGCGTCCGGACGTCGGGTCGTCAGCATCCTCGCCGCCCCCTATGCCACCGGCGACGAGGTGGGGGCCGCCGCGACCGACCGCGTCCTTTCCGCCGTCCCCGCGGGCGTCACCGTGGTGCGCGGGGGAGAAGCCGCCGCCCACGCCGGGCAGGTCGCCGATGCGCTGCGACTGCTCCCGCGGCACCGCGTCATCGTCGCCCCGCACGCCGCTGACCTCTTCGACGGGCCACTGCAGGACAACGTCCACCCTGATCCGGCGGTCGCCGCGTCCGCCCTGGAGATCGCGGACTGCGACGACATCCCCGGGGGTCCACTGCGGTCCGTGGGGGAGGGCGGGCGCCGGCTCTCCGGCGGTCAGCGTCAACGCGTCGCCCTGGCCAGGGCGATCGCTGCGGACCCGGATCTGCTCGTCCTCACCGACCCGACAACGGCCGTGGATTCGGTGACCGAGCAGCACATCGCCGAGCGCGTCGCCGCCCGGTACCGCGGATCCGGCCGCCGTGTGCTCGTGTTCTCCGAGGCCCCGGCGTGGCAGGTCGTGGCGACGACGACCTGGGACGCCGACGATGCCATCGCCCTGGCCAAGACCGCGGAACACGCGGAGGTGCAGCCATGA
- a CDS encoding sulfite exporter TauE/SafE family protein: MKLLLFAVAGLLAQLVDGALGMAFGITATTALILSGTAPAQASAAVHFAEVGTTLFSGVSHWKLHNVHWPTVLFLGVPGAVGAFIGATVLSGLSTESAEPVVSALLLLLGAYVLVRSVALPWKRQPRSEVADGAGTPPVPAARGRIGLAVLGLGGGFLDATGGGGWGPVTTSTLLSVGRREPRKIIGTVNTAEFLVAVAASLGFLVGLSELHGSWQPVLGLLIGGLIGAPVAAWIVTVMKPDLLGGIVGALLMVLNGIRVVNALGWPGAVAVAALVLVVGVVLVRTLGRRPVPGTVRERERPGVVVVSETTGTVPSEDADEPVDNAGAPALRSFTTG, encoded by the coding sequence TTGAAACTGCTGCTCTTTGCCGTGGCCGGGCTGCTTGCCCAGCTGGTCGACGGGGCTCTCGGTATGGCGTTCGGTATCACCGCCACCACCGCGCTGATCCTGTCGGGCACCGCACCGGCGCAGGCCAGCGCCGCCGTGCACTTCGCCGAAGTCGGCACCACCCTGTTCTCCGGGGTGTCGCACTGGAAACTCCACAACGTCCACTGGCCGACCGTGCTTTTCCTCGGTGTGCCGGGGGCGGTCGGTGCGTTCATCGGGGCGACGGTCCTGTCCGGCCTGTCGACCGAGTCGGCGGAACCGGTGGTCTCTGCTCTGCTGTTATTGTTGGGGGCCTATGTCCTGGTCCGGAGTGTGGCTCTGCCGTGGAAGCGCCAGCCGCGCTCCGAGGTCGCCGATGGTGCGGGGACGCCGCCGGTCCCGGCCGCGCGCGGTCGGATCGGTCTGGCCGTCCTCGGTCTCGGTGGTGGTTTCCTCGACGCCACCGGGGGCGGCGGTTGGGGGCCGGTGACCACCTCCACCCTGCTGAGTGTGGGACGCCGTGAGCCGAGGAAGATCATCGGCACCGTCAACACCGCAGAGTTTCTCGTGGCCGTCGCCGCCTCCCTCGGCTTCCTTGTCGGCCTGTCGGAGCTGCACGGTTCCTGGCAGCCGGTCCTGGGGCTGCTCATCGGTGGGCTGATCGGTGCGCCGGTCGCTGCGTGGATCGTCACGGTCATGAAGCCGGACCTGCTCGGCGGGATCGTGGGTGCGCTGCTCATGGTCCTCAACGGCATCCGGGTGGTCAACGCTCTCGGGTGGCCGGGCGCGGTGGCCGTGGCTGCGCTGGTGCTCGTCGTCGGTGTGGTCCTGGTGCGGACGCTGGGGCGTCGGCCGGTGCCCGGCACCGTGCGTGAGCGGGAGCGCCCGGGGGTCGTGGTGGTGAGCGAAACGACAGGCACCGTCCCCTCAGAGGACGCCGATGAGCCTGTGGATAACGCGGGTGCCCCCGCTCTCCGCTCCTTTACCACAGGTTAA